The Oscillospiraceae bacterium genome has a window encoding:
- a CDS encoding aminoacyl-tRNA hydrolase — MHMIVGLGNPGKQYEFTRHNAGFLCLDYLAAKNNIKVNKIKFKSLLGEGNINGEKVILLKPTTFMNLSGEAVVQAAGFYKVDVSDIIVVYDDISLPVGSLRIREKGSAGGHNGMKSIIYLLGKDNFPRIRLGVGSNGERDLADHVLGKFSKEEMNGFSASVEDAVEAISYMLKGDTQKAMNLYNKKGIGEGTK, encoded by the coding sequence ATGCATATGATAGTAGGGCTGGGCAATCCCGGCAAACAATATGAATTCACCCGCCACAATGCAGGCTTTTTATGTTTGGATTACTTAGCGGCCAAGAATAATATTAAGGTCAATAAAATTAAATTTAAATCCCTTTTAGGGGAAGGTAATATCAATGGCGAAAAAGTGATTTTATTAAAACCTACCACCTTTATGAACTTAAGCGGAGAAGCTGTTGTTCAGGCGGCAGGGTTTTATAAAGTTGATGTTTCGGATATCATCGTAGTGTATGATGATATTTCCTTGCCCGTTGGTTCCTTAAGAATCCGTGAAAAAGGGTCCGCCGGCGGTCATAATGGGATGAAGAGCATCATTTATCTTTTGGGCAAGGATAATTTTCCCAGAATCCGACTGGGTGTTGGTTCCAATGGGGAAAGAGACCTTGCGGATCATGTGCTTGGAAAATTCTCCAAAGAGGAAATGAACGGTTTTTCCGCATCTGTGGAGGATGCGGTGGAAGCCATCAGCTATATGTTAAAAGGCGATACCCAAAAAGCGATGAACCTTTATAACAAGAAGGGAATCGGCGAAGGAACGAAGTAA
- a CDS encoding ABC transporter ATP-binding protein has protein sequence MIKKLLGCVREYKKPSILAPVFVTMEVLLEVLIPFLMAKLVDLGINGNDGQGDFRYIVIVGIILIVLCALSLWTGVLAGKHAATASAGFAKNLRKDMFHNVQNFSFSNIDKFSTSGIVTRLTTDVTHLQNAYQMIIRIAVRAPMMLIFSLVMAFTVKAELAMIFLAAVPVLGIGLYFIMTHAHPIFKRVFKTYDKLNNVVQENLRGVRVVKAFVRENHEEEKFGEVSNAIHTDFVRAERLLAWNAPLMQFCMYGCMLFISWVGANLIVQNAMTTGELMSVMTYVMQILGSLMMVSMIFVMVTISRTAAERTTELLNETADIKNPEHPVFTVANGEIVFKNVNFSYAGDCQKLCLTDVDLTIQSGETVGILGGTGSAKTTLVQLVPRLYDVTSGELLVGGINVKDYDLDTLRNEVAMVLQKNVLFSGTIKENLRWGNENATDEEMIHACQLAQADGFIQEFPDGYETFIEQGGANVSGGQKQRLCIARALLKKPKILILDDSTSAVDTHTDALIRKAFLEEIPDTTKIIIAQRVSSIMEADKIIVMDDGKIAGIGTHEELLQTNEIYRDVYESQTKGGISDGTK, from the coding sequence ATGATTAAGAAACTGTTAGGATGTGTGAGAGAATATAAAAAGCCATCCATTTTGGCACCGGTGTTTGTCACAATGGAAGTGCTTTTAGAAGTGCTGATTCCCTTTTTAATGGCAAAACTGGTGGACTTAGGTATCAACGGAAATGACGGACAAGGTGATTTTCGCTACATTGTGATTGTGGGAATCATTTTGATTGTGCTATGTGCGCTGTCTCTTTGGACAGGGGTGCTGGCGGGAAAACATGCTGCAACCGCTTCCGCAGGCTTTGCTAAAAATTTACGAAAAGATATGTTTCATAATGTACAGAATTTTTCGTTCTCCAATATTGATAAATTCTCCACTTCCGGGATTGTAACCCGCTTAACCACTGACGTGACCCATCTGCAGAATGCCTATCAAATGATTATCAGAATTGCAGTGCGTGCACCCATGATGCTGATTTTTTCTCTTGTGATGGCATTTACCGTGAAAGCAGAACTGGCGATGATTTTCTTAGCCGCAGTTCCCGTGTTGGGGATTGGTCTTTACTTCATTATGACTCACGCACACCCCATTTTCAAACGGGTATTTAAAACCTACGACAAATTAAACAATGTGGTACAGGAAAACCTACGTGGTGTTCGAGTGGTAAAAGCTTTTGTCCGTGAAAATCATGAAGAAGAAAAATTCGGCGAAGTTTCCAACGCAATTCACACAGATTTTGTTCGTGCAGAACGTCTGCTTGCCTGGAATGCACCACTGATGCAATTTTGTATGTATGGCTGTATGCTCTTTATTTCCTGGGTTGGTGCCAATCTGATTGTGCAAAACGCTATGACCACCGGGGAACTGATGAGCGTGATGACCTATGTGATGCAGATTTTAGGTAGCTTAATGATGGTTTCCATGATTTTTGTAATGGTTACCATTTCACGCACCGCTGCAGAACGAACCACCGAGCTGTTAAATGAAACCGCAGATATTAAAAATCCCGAACATCCTGTTTTTACAGTTGCAAATGGCGAAATTGTGTTTAAAAATGTCAACTTCAGTTATGCAGGCGATTGCCAAAAGCTTTGTCTTACCGATGTAGACCTGACCATTCAATCCGGAGAAACAGTTGGTATTTTAGGCGGAACAGGTAGTGCCAAAACCACATTGGTACAGTTAGTGCCCCGTTTGTATGATGTAACATCAGGAGAACTTCTGGTAGGTGGCATCAACGTAAAAGACTATGATTTAGATACCTTACGTAATGAAGTGGCTATGGTATTGCAAAAAAATGTGCTGTTCTCAGGTACCATCAAAGAAAACTTGCGTTGGGGTAACGAAAATGCCACCGATGAGGAAATGATTCACGCTTGCCAACTTGCTCAGGCAGACGGCTTTATCCAAGAATTCCCTGACGGTTACGAAACTTTCATTGAACAAGGCGGTGCCAATGTATCCGGCGGACAGAAACAGCGTTTATGTATTGCAAGAGCGCTCTTAAAGAAACCGAAAATCCTGATTTTGGATGACTCTACCAGTGCGGTGGATACCCACACTGATGCTTTAATCAGAAAAGCATTTTTGGAAGAAATTCCCGATACTACTAAAATTATTATTGCACAGCGCGTTTCCTCCATTATGGAAGCCGATAAAATCATCGTGATGGATGACGGCAAAATTGCCGGTATCGGAACCCACGAAGAACTGCTCCAAACCAACGAAATATACCGTGATGTGTATGAATCCCAAACGAAAGGAGGAATTTCTGATGGCACAAAATAA
- the mfd gene encoding transcription-repair coupling factor, which translates to MNKTAGFFPLLDGYKPFLKLKEAIRAKQPNITSVTGLTDGAKAHIITALILSEKRPAFLMVKNRKEGEKLKSFAEFYEIPVYFLPDYEFCYYELDAKDTADKKERLEFLNAISRKEKGLYIVTPGAAFVPVVKQELLSDSNVTLKIGDEYEQKKLIAKLSSYERVDIVESHGQYSVRGGIVDVFPYTEGVPYRIEFFGDEVDSIRTFDPITRLSYEVIKEATITSADDFLVPDPKDLAEVLKKEKKHADGELFDILSRDIERLQNVGKLQSYDRYFPFLKDFLAPLFSYTDDDFMFLLDDPNGIYEAHEALYREHYEYLLELCEKGLIHKANLKFFQDPVKQMEIFYAHSVCHFAFIKNNYGGKKPAKEINLPAKSVLSASGSIGIFVEELKEYLEEGYSVLIPGKTRSKAEKLSYTLSNYELNAPVTDAYSFVPGEVQILPVPGFTEGFSYPELKFVYFSDIYTADRKKRPHKAVKNENAITNFSDLTVGDFVVHPVHGIGEYLGITRLTVEGEGKDFIKIRYHGSDYLYIPVNQLNTLYKYVGNDSKGVRLNKLGGTDFDKVKQRVKKSCQDLALKLMDLYQKRETAEGFAFSEDSDMQIQFERTFPYEETDDQLTSIYDVKKDMESHRPMDRLLCGDVGYGKTEVALRAAFKAVCDGKQVAYLAPTTVLAQQHYNTFVNRMKDFPVKVGLLSRFRTKKQIDGVIKELKSGMCDIAIGTHRLLSNDVQFKDLGLLIVDEEQRFGVAHKEKIKEMKNGVDILTLSATPIPRTLNMAMVGIRDVSTLKEPPCDRHPVRTFVLEYHDAIIHEAIEKELHRNGQVFYLYNRVETIHNVAAKLKEQFPEAVVEVAHGKLSREKMEEIFYRMSLGEIDILVCTTIIETGLDLPNVNTMIIENADHLGLAQLYQLRGRVGRSNRLAYCYLTYKRDKSITEVSEKRLKAIKEFTEFGSGFKIALRDLEIRGAGNILGAEQHGHMDAVGYDMYLKLLDEAVREQKGETVQEEVTCQVDLKVSAFIDDSYISDHASKLEIYKKISLVKTREDVEDMIDELTDRFSDIPQETMNLIEVSYLRAMCERLGIYDVSENSGTITFRMKAISQELISAVLNLGSEYKGKALFGAGVKPYFSIRTITLRKSRELTKIMENIIQQLENFVK; encoded by the coding sequence ATGAATAAAACTGCAGGCTTTTTTCCTCTGCTTGATGGCTATAAGCCGTTTTTGAAATTAAAAGAAGCCATCCGGGCAAAACAACCGAATATCACCTCTGTGACCGGACTGACCGACGGTGCCAAAGCGCATATCATTACCGCTTTGATACTTTCGGAAAAACGTCCGGCATTTTTGATGGTCAAAAACAGAAAAGAAGGGGAAAAACTAAAAAGCTTTGCGGAGTTTTATGAGATTCCCGTTTATTTCTTGCCTGATTACGAATTCTGTTACTATGAACTGGACGCCAAAGATACCGCCGATAAAAAAGAACGTCTGGAATTTTTAAATGCCATTTCCCGAAAGGAAAAGGGACTTTATATTGTCACGCCCGGTGCAGCATTTGTGCCGGTGGTGAAACAAGAACTGTTGTCTGATTCCAATGTCACCTTAAAAATCGGCGATGAATACGAACAGAAGAAGCTGATTGCCAAATTATCTTCTTATGAACGGGTAGACATTGTGGAAAGCCACGGACAATACTCTGTTCGTGGGGGAATTGTGGATGTGTTTCCCTATACTGAAGGGGTGCCGTACCGTATTGAATTTTTCGGGGATGAGGTGGATTCTATTCGTACCTTTGACCCCATCACCCGTCTGTCTTATGAAGTGATTAAAGAAGCAACCATCACTTCTGCCGACGATTTTTTGGTGCCCGATCCCAAAGATTTGGCAGAAGTTTTAAAGAAGGAAAAAAAACACGCCGATGGGGAACTGTTTGATATCTTATCCCGTGATATTGAGCGACTTCAAAATGTTGGAAAACTGCAATCTTATGACCGGTATTTCCCGTTTTTGAAAGATTTTCTGGCACCGCTTTTTTCCTATACCGATGATGATTTTATGTTTCTCTTAGATGACCCCAACGGTATCTATGAAGCCCACGAGGCACTTTATCGGGAGCATTATGAATATCTGTTGGAGCTTTGCGAAAAAGGGTTGATTCACAAAGCGAATCTGAAATTTTTTCAGGACCCCGTCAAGCAAATGGAAATCTTTTATGCGCACAGTGTTTGCCATTTTGCTTTTATTAAAAATAACTATGGTGGAAAAAAACCAGCAAAAGAAATCAATCTGCCTGCCAAATCGGTACTTTCAGCAAGTGGCAGTATCGGTATTTTTGTGGAGGAATTAAAAGAATATTTAGAGGAAGGTTACTCTGTTTTGATTCCCGGGAAAACCCGTTCCAAGGCAGAAAAACTGTCTTACACGTTATCCAATTATGAACTGAATGCTCCTGTAACCGATGCATATAGTTTTGTGCCGGGTGAAGTGCAGATTTTACCAGTGCCCGGTTTTACGGAAGGGTTTTCTTATCCTGAACTGAAATTTGTTTACTTTTCGGATATCTACACCGCAGACCGCAAAAAGCGTCCCCATAAAGCGGTGAAAAATGAAAATGCCATCACCAATTTCTCGGATTTGACAGTAGGGGATTTTGTGGTGCACCCCGTTCACGGAATCGGGGAATATCTTGGAATTACCCGTCTGACCGTAGAGGGAGAGGGAAAGGATTTTATCAAAATCCGTTATCACGGCAGTGATTATCTGTATATTCCCGTCAATCAGTTGAACACTCTTTATAAATATGTGGGGAATGATTCCAAAGGGGTTCGCTTGAATAAACTTGGCGGTACCGACTTTGACAAAGTGAAACAACGTGTCAAGAAAAGTTGTCAGGATCTGGCGTTAAAACTGATGGACTTATATCAAAAACGAGAAACCGCTGAGGGCTTTGCATTTTCGGAAGATTCGGATATGCAGATTCAGTTTGAGCGGACTTTCCCTTACGAAGAAACCGATGACCAGCTTACCTCTATTTATGATGTGAAAAAAGATATGGAAAGCCACCGCCCCATGGACCGTCTTTTATGCGGTGACGTGGGTTACGGAAAAACTGAGGTAGCACTCCGTGCTGCTTTTAAAGCTGTTTGCGACGGAAAGCAGGTGGCATATCTGGCACCCACTACCGTGTTGGCACAACAGCATTACAATACTTTTGTCAATCGTATGAAAGATTTTCCCGTAAAGGTTGGGTTGCTGTCAAGATTCCGCACCAAAAAACAGATTGACGGTGTGATTAAAGAATTAAAAAGCGGGATGTGCGATATTGCCATCGGAACTCACAGATTACTTTCCAATGATGTGCAGTTTAAGGATTTGGGACTTCTCATTGTGGACGAAGAACAGCGGTTCGGTGTTGCCCATAAAGAAAAAATCAAGGAAATGAAAAACGGGGTGGATATTTTAACCCTGTCTGCTACCCCCATTCCCAGAACGCTTAATATGGCGATGGTGGGGATCCGTGATGTTTCCACCTTAAAAGAACCCCCTTGTGACCGTCATCCTGTGAGAACCTTTGTGCTGGAGTATCACGATGCCATTATCCACGAGGCGATTGAAAAAGAACTCCACCGAAACGGTCAGGTATTTTATTTATACAACCGTGTGGAAACCATTCACAACGTAGCGGCAAAACTGAAAGAACAGTTCCCCGAGGCCGTGGTGGAAGTGGCGCACGGAAAATTAAGCCGTGAGAAAATGGAAGAAATTTTCTATCGGATGTCGCTGGGTGAAATTGATATTTTGGTTTGCACCACCATTATTGAAACGGGTTTGGATTTGCCAAATGTCAACACTATGATTATCGAAAATGCAGACCATCTGGGATTGGCTCAATTGTATCAGCTCAGAGGCAGAGTAGGGCGTTCCAACCGTCTGGCATATTGTTATCTCACTTATAAGCGAGATAAATCCATCACCGAGGTTTCGGAAAAACGCTTAAAAGCCATCAAGGAATTTACCGAGTTCGGTTCGGGCTTTAAAATTGCGCTCCGAGATTTGGAAATCCGTGGGGCAGGCAATATTTTAGGTGCAGAGCAGCACGGTCATATGGATGCTGTGGGATACGATATGTATCTAAAACTGTTAGACGAGGCAGTCCGTGAGCAAAAAGGAGAAACCGTACAGGAGGAAGTGACCTGTCAGGTGGATTTGAAAGTGTCTGCATTTATTGATGATTCCTATATTTCTGACCACGCAAGTAAATTAGAAATCTATAAAAAGATTTCGCTTGTGAAAACCCGTGAAGATGTGGAGGATATGATTGACGAATTGACCGACCGATTTTCCGATATCCCCCAGGAAACTATGAACTTAATCGAAGTGTCTTACCTTCGTGCGATGTGTGAACGCTTGGGAATTTATGATGTTTCTGAAAATTCGGGAACGATTACCTTCCGTATGAAAGCAATTTCGCAGGAATTGATTTCCGCAGTTCTCAATTTAGGCAGCGAGTATAAAGGAAAGGCACTGTTTGGTGCAGGGGTGAAACCCTATTTCTCCATTCGCACCATTACGTTAAGAAAATCCCGTGAACTGACGAAAATTATGGAAAACATCATACAGCAACTTGAAAATTTCGTCAAGTAA